Proteins encoded by one window of Ulvibacter sp. MAR_2010_11:
- a CDS encoding DUF4870 domain-containing protein translates to MEVINHTTKRTDTNLLVITHLSQLLGYVIGFGSLIVPLIIWLSSKEKVEGMDVHGKSIVNFQISLLLYIVISIPAILLLGLGLLMLIGVCLLGFIMPIVNAIRASNGEAPNEFMTIRFIS, encoded by the coding sequence ATGGAAGTCATCAATCACACCACAAAACGTACCGATACCAATTTATTGGTAATCACTCATCTTTCACAATTGTTGGGATATGTTATCGGATTTGGAAGCTTAATCGTTCCTTTAATTATTTGGCTTTCAAGCAAGGAAAAAGTAGAAGGCATGGATGTACACGGAAAATCCATTGTCAATTTTCAGATTAGTCTGCTTTTGTATATTGTAATTAGCATTCCGGCAATTCTGCTATTGGGCCTGGGACTTTTAATGCTTATTGGCGTTTGTCTGCTCGGTTTCATCATGCCAATTGTTAACGCAATACGTGCGAGTAACGGTGAAGCTCCCAACGAGTTTATGACCATTCGGTTTATTTCGTAA
- a CDS encoding phosphoribosylaminoimidazolesuccinocarboxamide synthase codes for MSNTITSTNFNFPGQKAVYHGKVREVYTLENDVLVMVATDRLSAFDVVMPKGIPYKGQILNQIATKMMRDTEDLVPNWLTATPDPNVAVGEACDPFKVEMVIRGYLSGHAAREYKAGKRILCGVAMPEGMIENDKFPEPIITPATKAEAGDHDEDISREDILKRGIVSEADYLQLEDYTRKLFQRGTEIAASRGLILVDTKYEFGKTKDGKVILIDEIHTPDSSRYFYAEGYSERQAKGEAQKQLSKEFVRQWLIQNGFQGLEGQQVPFMSDEYIETVSERYIELYENITGEKFVKAETSNILDRIEANVTEYLKA; via the coding sequence ATGAGTAATACGATTACATCCACTAATTTTAATTTTCCGGGACAAAAGGCTGTATATCACGGAAAGGTACGTGAAGTCTATACCTTGGAAAATGATGTGTTGGTAATGGTCGCAACAGACAGATTAAGTGCTTTCGATGTTGTAATGCCAAAAGGAATTCCTTATAAAGGTCAAATCTTAAATCAGATTGCAACCAAAATGATGCGGGATACCGAAGATTTAGTTCCCAATTGGTTAACTGCAACCCCCGATCCTAATGTCGCAGTTGGGGAAGCCTGCGACCCCTTTAAAGTTGAAATGGTAATAAGAGGCTATTTGAGCGGTCACGCTGCAAGGGAATACAAAGCCGGAAAGCGCATTTTATGCGGAGTTGCCATGCCGGAAGGGATGATTGAAAATGATAAATTCCCGGAGCCTATTATTACACCTGCTACAAAAGCCGAAGCCGGGGATCATGATGAGGATATTTCGAGAGAGGATATTTTAAAACGAGGAATTGTTTCTGAAGCCGATTACCTTCAGTTGGAAGACTACACTCGAAAATTATTTCAGCGTGGCACAGAAATAGCAGCCTCACGCGGATTGATTTTGGTAGACACCAAATACGAATTCGGAAAAACAAAGGACGGCAAAGTTATATTAATTGATGAGATTCATACTCCGGATTCTTCCCGTTATTTTTATGCTGAAGGCTATTCAGAGAGGCAAGCAAAGGGCGAAGCTCAAAAGCAGCTTTCCAAAGAGTTTGTACGTCAATGGTTGATACAAAATGGCTTTCAAGGTCTGGAAGGACAGCAAGTCCCCTTTATGAGCGATGAATATATTGAAACTGTTTCAGAAAGATATATAGAGCTCTACGAAAATATTACAGGAGAAAAATTTGTAAAAGCCGAAACTTCAAATATCCTTGATCGCATCGAAGCGAACGTTACCGAGTACTTAAAAGCCTAG
- a CDS encoding acyloxyacyl hydrolase, which produces MTNKLTYLLLLFTYCLFAQEKEDITNTQDIVITPEVMLGYTPEPNSNFPERNPQTQFGVSLGWNQQDNRQEWAQRLKGPRTGLYFGYTDFGAKDSLGGAFTIMPFIEFAAFKKENLTVQVGTGVSYFTKKYDSLTNFNNQAVSTDLNWSFRVFMYYKFLKTEKIDWRLGGGYSHHSNGHTKLPNQGYNSFLFSVSAVLKNTTLPKNSENEIPSKTFNNTSYSYFSLRSGYGENVLALSFNDKKDIYTFSGEYGKVFNNTWKLGVGMYYRYYEHYYDYIHGNFSLVQDGREFESFKENPGWNASNLGISVNAEVLLNHIGIDLQLGVNLHKPGYKIDWRINQGWDYTPVDIPEWWMVGEFDSKYKMKSLISSRLGLKYYLLGTHTAPKNNLYLGIYINANLGQADYTELSLGYVHSFNFKEKK; this is translated from the coding sequence ATGACCAACAAGCTTACATACTTATTGCTATTATTTACGTATTGCCTCTTTGCACAGGAGAAGGAAGATATTACCAATACTCAAGATATAGTAATCACTCCCGAAGTGATGCTGGGTTACACACCCGAACCCAATTCAAATTTCCCCGAGCGAAATCCACAAACACAGTTTGGAGTTAGTCTGGGATGGAATCAGCAAGATAATCGGCAGGAATGGGCACAACGACTTAAAGGCCCCAGAACCGGCTTGTATTTTGGCTATACCGATTTTGGCGCTAAGGACAGTTTGGGCGGTGCCTTCACAATAATGCCTTTTATTGAATTTGCGGCTTTTAAAAAGGAAAATCTAACCGTACAGGTTGGAACCGGGGTTTCCTATTTTACAAAAAAATACGATTCATTGACCAATTTCAACAACCAGGCAGTATCTACCGATTTAAACTGGTCTTTCAGGGTATTTATGTATTATAAATTTCTGAAAACCGAAAAAATTGACTGGCGTTTGGGTGGAGGGTATTCACATCATTCCAACGGACATACAAAACTTCCCAATCAGGGGTATAATTCCTTTTTATTCAGTGTTTCGGCCGTTTTAAAGAATACAACACTTCCGAAGAATTCAGAAAATGAGATCCCATCAAAGACATTCAATAACACAAGCTATTCCTATTTTTCCTTGCGCTCGGGTTATGGCGAAAATGTGTTGGCATTATCCTTTAATGATAAGAAAGACATCTATACTTTTTCAGGAGAATATGGTAAGGTGTTTAATAATACATGGAAGTTGGGTGTTGGAATGTATTATAGATATTACGAACACTATTACGATTACATTCACGGCAACTTTTCATTGGTTCAAGACGGAAGGGAATTCGAGTCCTTTAAAGAAAACCCGGGATGGAATGCTTCAAATCTTGGAATTTCAGTAAATGCGGAAGTTTTATTAAATCATATAGGAATTGATTTACAGCTAGGCGTTAACCTGCACAAACCCGGATATAAAATAGATTGGCGTATCAATCAAGGATGGGATTATACACCTGTTGATATTCCGGAGTGGTGGATGGTAGGGGAGTTTGACAGTAAATACAAAATGAAAAGTCTTATCTCTTCGCGTCTCGGACTTAAATACTATTTATTGGGAACTCATACGGCGCCGAAAAATAATCTCTATCTGGGAATTTATATAAACGCCAATTTGGGGCAGGCCGATTATACTGAACTGAGTTTAGGATACGTGCACAGCTTTAATTTTAAAGAAAAGAAATAA
- a CDS encoding putative quinol monooxygenase — protein sequence MFTRIVKMEFKEEEIPAFLANFEIVKEKIRNFPGCRFLELYCDKADATIYFTYSKWDAEADLENYRNSELFKEVWATTKPMFRSKAQAWSVDTLYTLT from the coding sequence ATGTTTACTAGAATTGTAAAAATGGAATTTAAAGAAGAAGAGATTCCTGCATTTTTGGCTAATTTTGAAATCGTTAAAGAAAAAATTCGAAATTTTCCGGGCTGTCGTTTTTTGGAGTTGTATTGTGATAAAGCAGATGCAACTATCTATTTCACATACAGCAAATGGGATGCAGAAGCAGATTTGGAAAATTACCGTAACAGCGAATTATTCAAAGAAGTCTGGGCAACAACAAAACCCATGTTTCGTTCTAAAGCACAAGCCTGGAGTGTAGATACATTGTACACTCTGACTTAA
- a CDS encoding S-adenosyl-l-methionine hydroxide adenosyltransferase family protein, which yields MSIITLTTDFGEKDHFAGAVKGAIYTELESIRIVDISHSISPFHLTEAAYIIQNAYRSFPEGTIHIIGIDSELNPENKHIAVYLDGHYFVCANNGIISMLASEIKPDKIVEINIHDRVSSNFPVLDVFVKVACHLARGGTLEVIGKTISKIKELTGIRPVVNSEANQVIGNVIYIDNYGNVISNITKSLFEEIGKGRNFKITARTANFTKVHTHYSDAINFELPSEKREEDGKKLALWNSSGYLEIAIYKSNPSTVGSASTLFGLAYRDTITVNFE from the coding sequence ATGTCTATCATAACCCTTACTACCGATTTTGGAGAGAAAGATCACTTTGCGGGTGCGGTAAAAGGAGCAATTTACACCGAACTGGAGTCCATTCGAATTGTTGATATCTCGCATTCAATTTCACCTTTTCACCTTACCGAAGCTGCCTACATTATTCAGAATGCCTATCGAAGTTTTCCCGAAGGCACCATTCATATAATAGGAATTGACAGCGAACTCAATCCTGAAAACAAACATATTGCCGTGTATTTGGACGGACATTACTTTGTATGTGCCAATAACGGTATCATTTCGATGTTGGCTTCAGAAATAAAACCCGACAAAATTGTGGAAATCAACATCCACGATCGCGTTAGCAGTAACTTTCCGGTTCTCGACGTGTTTGTAAAAGTGGCTTGCCATTTGGCGCGTGGCGGGACTTTAGAAGTTATTGGCAAAACTATTTCAAAAATTAAAGAATTAACAGGAATACGCCCGGTGGTAAACTCGGAAGCGAACCAAGTAATTGGAAATGTAATTTATATAGACAATTACGGAAATGTAATTAGCAACATCACCAAATCCTTGTTCGAGGAGATTGGCAAAGGGCGCAATTTTAAAATTACTGCGCGGACTGCAAATTTCACAAAAGTACATACACATTACAGCGATGCCATCAATTTTGAATTACCTTCCGAAAAACGTGAAGAAGATGGTAAGAAATTAGCCCTTTGGAATTCTTCCGGGTATTTAGAAATCGCAATTTATAAAAGCAATCCATCCACAGTGGGAAGTGCTTCGACCCTATTCGGATTGGCATATAGAGATACCATCACTGTAAATTTTGAATAA
- a CDS encoding PhoH family protein: MNELIIELTEISPREFFGLQNANIDLLKKYFPKLKLVARGSKIKAYGDEEVLEEFDRRITMLLEHFGTYNKIDENVIERILLSRSKDEYETSVSSGDVLVHGVSGKLIKAQTANQRKLVEKMQANDMVFAVGPAGTGKTYTGVALAVKALKEKQVKRIILTRPAVEAGENLGFLPGDLKEKLDPYMQPLYDALRDMIPFEKLESYIENGTIQIAPLAFMRGRTLDNAFVILDEAQNTTHAQMKMFLTRMGKNAKFMITGDPGQIDLPRRVISGLKEALLVLKDVNGVAMIYLDDKDVLRHRLVKEVIAAYKNIENVD, encoded by the coding sequence TTGAACGAACTCATTATCGAATTAACCGAAATCAGTCCCCGAGAATTCTTCGGTCTGCAAAACGCAAATATTGACCTTTTAAAAAAATACTTTCCTAAACTGAAACTGGTCGCCAGAGGCAGTAAAATAAAAGCCTACGGCGATGAGGAAGTACTCGAAGAGTTCGACCGACGTATTACGATGTTGCTGGAACATTTTGGGACCTATAACAAAATCGACGAGAACGTTATTGAACGAATTCTGTTAAGTCGCAGCAAGGACGAATATGAGACTTCTGTTAGTAGCGGAGACGTTTTGGTACATGGAGTAAGCGGAAAACTTATTAAAGCACAAACCGCTAACCAACGGAAGTTGGTTGAAAAAATGCAGGCAAACGATATGGTTTTTGCTGTGGGACCTGCAGGTACCGGAAAAACCTATACAGGAGTTGCGCTGGCCGTTAAAGCCTTAAAAGAAAAGCAAGTTAAACGAATTATACTTACACGTCCGGCAGTTGAAGCAGGAGAGAACTTAGGTTTCCTTCCCGGAGATTTAAAGGAAAAACTGGATCCTTATATGCAGCCGCTGTACGATGCGCTGCGTGATATGATTCCGTTTGAAAAGCTGGAATCGTACATCGAAAACGGAACCATTCAAATAGCACCTTTGGCATTTATGAGAGGTAGAACGCTCGACAATGCCTTTGTGATTCTGGATGAAGCACAAAACACTACACATGCCCAGATGAAAATGTTTTTAACCCGTATGGGTAAAAACGCCAAATTTATGATTACCGGCGATCCGGGACAGATAGATTTACCTCGTAGGGTTATTTCTGGATTAAAAGAAGCACTTTTGGTACTGAAAGATGTAAATGGAGTGGCAATGATTTATTTGGACGATAAAGACGTACTTCGTCATCGTTTGGTAAAAGAAGTAATTGCGGCCTATAAAAATATTGAAAACGTAGATTAA
- the gldG gene encoding gliding motility-associated ABC transporter substrate-binding protein GldG, with the protein MKNKTTHIRNFALVLLGLVLLNVLGSYIYKRFDLTQDKRYTLSEAAKETVEEVDSPIVIDVFLEGNFPPEFRRLQLETRQLLEEFAAFNSNVKFEFINPLEGEENPQAIQQQMAGYGLTAAQVEVKENGKISTELVYPWALAYYNEKTVKISLLKNQLGTTSEERVNNSIQNLEYAFADGFNKLVHPKKRKVAVLKGNGELDDRYIADFFATLRDYYFIAPFTLDSAAVNPQRTLEQIKTFDLIVAAKPTEAFSDSEKYILDQYTMHGGASLWLVDATEMQQDTTSGKSFVFGKDLNLNDFFFKYGLRINPNLIKDVYSAPIVLATGNENEAQFNRYPWFYNPLSASGSDHPIVTNIEAVKFDYVSGIDTLPNSLQKTILLSSSPITKIVGLPVEIDFDIEIPKNLKIVNEGPDPSDYTSEETPMAVLLEGEFPSVFTNRVKPFSLSEKDKSQSTPTKMVVISDGDIIINQFDRNRPLELGFDKRTNAFYGNKEFLLNTVNYLLDDSGLINIRSKEIAVPFLDPQKTIEKRTQWQLVNILLPLVLLAIFGIFFQYIRKRKYAR; encoded by the coding sequence GTGAAAAATAAAACAACACATATCCGAAATTTTGCTCTCGTCCTGCTGGGATTAGTCCTTCTGAATGTTCTGGGAAGCTATATTTACAAACGCTTCGATCTTACACAGGACAAACGTTATACCCTTTCCGAAGCAGCCAAGGAAACGGTTGAAGAAGTAGATTCTCCCATCGTAATCGATGTGTTTTTAGAAGGCAACTTTCCACCTGAGTTTCGCCGACTTCAGCTTGAAACACGACAATTGTTAGAGGAGTTTGCAGCCTTTAATTCGAATGTAAAATTCGAGTTTATCAATCCGTTGGAAGGCGAAGAAAATCCGCAAGCAATTCAGCAGCAAATGGCAGGTTATGGCCTAACAGCTGCTCAGGTAGAGGTAAAAGAAAACGGTAAAATTAGCACCGAATTGGTTTATCCCTGGGCACTCGCCTATTACAACGAAAAAACAGTAAAAATTTCCTTGCTTAAAAATCAGTTAGGAACCACTTCCGAAGAACGTGTGAATAATTCCATTCAGAATCTGGAATATGCCTTTGCGGACGGATTTAACAAACTGGTACATCCTAAAAAACGAAAAGTTGCTGTTTTAAAAGGCAATGGAGAGTTGGACGACCGTTATATAGCCGACTTTTTTGCGACGCTTCGGGATTATTACTTTATAGCGCCGTTCACTCTGGATTCGGCTGCCGTGAATCCACAAAGAACATTGGAGCAAATAAAAACTTTCGATCTTATTGTAGCAGCCAAACCTACTGAAGCTTTTTCAGATTCAGAAAAATATATTTTAGATCAGTATACCATGCACGGCGGTGCTTCTTTATGGCTGGTAGACGCCACCGAGATGCAACAAGATACAACCTCAGGCAAGTCTTTTGTCTTCGGAAAAGATTTGAATCTAAACGACTTCTTTTTTAAATACGGGCTGCGCATTAACCCCAATCTGATTAAAGACGTTTATTCGGCTCCTATTGTATTGGCTACAGGGAATGAAAATGAGGCACAGTTTAATAGATATCCTTGGTTTTACAATCCATTGAGCGCCAGCGGGAGCGATCATCCAATTGTAACCAACATAGAAGCTGTAAAATTTGATTATGTAAGTGGAATTGATACTTTGCCAAATTCGCTTCAAAAAACAATACTGTTGTCCTCCTCTCCCATTACCAAGATTGTGGGATTACCCGTTGAAATTGATTTTGATATAGAGATTCCGAAGAATTTAAAAATAGTAAATGAAGGCCCGGATCCTTCCGATTATACTTCAGAAGAAACGCCTATGGCTGTACTGCTGGAAGGGGAGTTTCCTTCGGTGTTCACCAACAGAGTAAAACCCTTTTCCCTTTCAGAAAAAGATAAGAGTCAAAGCACCCCTACAAAGATGGTTGTGATAAGTGATGGTGATATCATCATCAATCAGTTTGACCGAAATAGGCCGTTAGAATTAGGTTTCGACAAACGTACCAACGCCTTCTACGGAAACAAGGAATTTTTGCTGAATACGGTCAATTATCTGTTGGACGATAGCGGACTTATAAACATTCGAAGTAAGGAAATTGCCGTCCCATTTTTAGATCCTCAAAAAACCATCGAAAAACGCACCCAATGGCAACTCGTTAATATCCTGCTACCGTTGGTATTATTGGCAATTTTCGGAATTTTCTTTCAATACATTCGGAAGCGAAAATACGCCCGTTAG
- a CDS encoding DUF1573 domain-containing protein, translated as MTYKLFTKVENASILNVRKLLFVFTLILGGTLFAQDTAKKGVFKFETEVIDYGTINQNSDGVRSFKFTNVGNAPIVITGVKGSCGCTVPTKPEGAIMPGESAEIGVKYATDRIGAFSKTVTVTSNASKETVLLTIKGNVLAGKSDSDESKKVQ; from the coding sequence ATGACCTACAAATTGTTTACCAAAGTTGAAAACGCAAGCATTCTTAATGTACGTAAGCTGTTATTCGTTTTTACATTAATCCTAGGAGGAACACTGTTTGCTCAGGATACTGCTAAAAAAGGAGTTTTTAAATTTGAGACAGAAGTTATCGACTATGGTACCATTAATCAGAATTCAGACGGGGTTCGTTCATTTAAATTTACAAATGTAGGAAATGCTCCCATAGTTATAACAGGCGTTAAAGGTAGTTGTGGCTGTACGGTCCCTACAAAACCTGAAGGTGCTATCATGCCGGGCGAATCTGCCGAAATAGGTGTAAAATATGCAACCGATAGAATTGGGGCTTTTTCAAAAACAGTAACCGTTACTTCCAATGCCAGTAAAGAAACCGTTCTTTTAACCATAAAAGGAAATGTGCTTGCCGGGAAATCTGATAGCGACGAATCTAAAAAAGTACAATAA
- the dnaN gene encoding DNA polymerase III subunit beta: MKFIVSSSYLLRQLQVLGGIINSNNTLPILDNFLFNLNGKKLIVSASDLETTISSKLDVESSEKGNVCIPARLLLDTLKTFPEQPLTFTIEDNNTVEISSNHGKYALAYANGEEFPSAVELKDPSSTKIQGDILATAISKTIFASGNDDLRPVMSGVFFQFSTDGLTFVATDAHKLVKYTREDVSASQTAEFIMPKKPLNLLKGILAGSEDEVTIEYNESNAKFTFDGTEMICRLIDGKYPNYEAVIPKENPNKLSIDRNQFLNSVRRVSIFSNKTTHQIRLKIAGAELNISAEDIDYSNKAEERLTCDYQGDDMQIGFNSRFLTEMLNNLTSDEVSLEMSLPNRAGILTPIDGLDEGEQVTMLVMPVMLNN, encoded by the coding sequence ATGAAATTCATCGTATCGAGTTCGTATTTATTAAGACAATTACAGGTTCTTGGAGGCATCATTAACAGCAACAATACCCTTCCCATTTTAGATAACTTCTTATTTAACTTAAACGGAAAGAAACTAATTGTTTCGGCATCCGACCTGGAAACAACTATCTCTTCGAAATTAGATGTAGAAAGCAGTGAAAAAGGAAACGTGTGTATTCCGGCCCGTTTACTGTTGGATACGCTGAAAACATTTCCGGAACAACCGCTTACTTTCACCATAGAAGACAATAATACTGTAGAAATTAGTTCAAATCACGGGAAATATGCACTTGCCTATGCCAACGGAGAAGAATTTCCGAGTGCGGTAGAATTAAAAGACCCAAGTTCCACAAAGATTCAGGGAGATATTCTGGCAACAGCCATTAGTAAAACCATTTTTGCCAGTGGAAATGATGATTTGAGACCTGTAATGAGCGGGGTGTTTTTTCAGTTTTCTACAGACGGACTTACCTTTGTAGCTACCGATGCTCACAAACTGGTTAAATACACCAGGGAAGATGTTTCTGCCTCTCAGACTGCCGAATTTATTATGCCGAAAAAGCCTTTGAATTTACTGAAAGGTATTTTGGCAGGTAGCGAAGACGAAGTCACTATAGAATACAACGAAAGCAACGCGAAATTTACCTTTGACGGTACCGAAATGATTTGTCGCCTTATTGACGGCAAATATCCTAATTACGAAGCTGTAATTCCGAAGGAAAATCCGAATAAATTAAGCATTGACCGCAACCAATTTTTAAACAGTGTGCGTCGTGTTTCTATCTTTTCAAATAAGACAACACATCAAATTCGATTAAAAATAGCGGGAGCCGAATTAAATATCTCGGCCGAAGATATTGACTACAGTAATAAGGCCGAAGAGCGTCTTACCTGTGATTATCAAGGAGACGACATGCAAATAGGTTTCAACTCTCGTTTCTTAACAGAAATGCTGAACAATCTAACAAGTGATGAAGTTTCTTTGGAAATGTCTTTACCTAACCGCGCAGGAATTTTAACTCCTATTGATGGGTTAGACGAAGGAGAGCAAGTTACTATGTTGGTGATGCCAGTAATGTTGAATAATTAA
- the gldF gene encoding gliding motility-associated ABC transporter permease subunit GldF translates to MLAIVKREINAFFASPIGYLVIAVFLVINGLFLWVFGGNYNILDAGFADLSAFFELAPWVLLFLIPAVTMRAFSDEKKMGTLELLLTKPISLRSIVLGKYLGAVLLILIALLPTLLYILTISELGNPAGNWDVGSTVGSYIGLLFLVVAYTAIGVFASTLSSNQIVAFISAVFLCFALYFGFEGLATLITTFPIENFGMKAHFDSVSRGVLDTRDCIYFVSIAVFFIALTVLKLRKH, encoded by the coding sequence ATGCTAGCAATTGTAAAAAGAGAAATAAATGCCTTTTTTGCCAGTCCAATCGGATATCTGGTAATTGCGGTTTTTTTGGTTATCAACGGCTTATTCCTTTGGGTTTTTGGAGGAAATTATAATATTCTCGATGCCGGTTTTGCCGATTTATCGGCTTTTTTTGAATTGGCTCCTTGGGTACTCTTATTCCTTATTCCGGCAGTAACTATGCGTGCCTTTAGTGACGAAAAGAAAATGGGCACCTTGGAACTATTACTCACAAAGCCCATATCCTTACGCAGTATTGTTCTTGGAAAATATTTGGGCGCTGTACTACTTATTCTCATTGCCTTACTCCCAACACTGCTTTATATCCTAACAATTTCAGAGCTTGGGAATCCGGCCGGAAATTGGGACGTGGGAAGCACAGTTGGATCCTACATTGGCTTGCTTTTTTTAGTAGTAGCATATACTGCAATTGGAGTGTTTGCTTCTACCCTATCCTCAAATCAGATTGTGGCTTTTATTAGTGCTGTGTTTCTGTGTTTTGCCTTGTATTTCGGATTTGAAGGATTGGCAACACTTATCACAACCTTTCCCATCGAAAATTTTGGTATGAAAGCCCATTTCGACAGTGTTTCAAGAGGGGTGTTGGACACTCGCGATTGTATTTATTTTGTAAGCATAGCGGTATTTTTTATAGCATTGACGGTTTTAAAACTTCGGAAGCACTAG
- a CDS encoding sodium:alanine symporter family protein, whose translation MKIFDEFIAQVASYAWGLPLLILLIGGGLFLIFKIQFLPFRYLGHAVAVLRGKYDKESDSGEITHFQALTTALSATVGMGNIAGVAVAIAIGGPGAVFWMWVSAVIGMSTKFFTASLAVMYRGKDSNGDIQGGPMYFITEGLGKNWKFLAVFFSISGLIGALPVFNVNQLTQAINDILLKPAGLYTGLSSNIVVGLVLATITAFVILGGLSRISKTASKMVPAMVILYFVLVVIILGVHIDVVPGYLKLIFTDAFSASFFEGDTFLGGVVGGLILLGIRRGAFSNEAGIGTAPMAHGAAKTNEPIREGLVAMLGPAIDTLIICTLTALAILVTGVWESSEANGVSLTANAFSEAIPVYGKYALLLCIIVFSISSLFSYSYYGTKCMSFLFGAKHKFIYNYFYIASIIMGAVTSLSMMINLIDTFFAFMAIPTMTATILLSSRVVKEAKIYFGKLKKP comes from the coding sequence TTGAAAATTTTCGACGAATTTATCGCACAAGTAGCCTCCTACGCCTGGGGTCTTCCTCTATTAATTTTACTTATCGGTGGTGGGTTATTTTTAATTTTTAAAATTCAATTCTTGCCTTTTCGATATTTAGGGCATGCTGTTGCAGTTTTACGCGGTAAATACGATAAGGAAAGCGATTCGGGAGAAATAACTCATTTTCAAGCGCTTACAACTGCGCTTTCAGCAACTGTTGGTATGGGAAATATTGCCGGAGTTGCTGTGGCCATTGCCATTGGGGGTCCGGGAGCAGTTTTTTGGATGTGGGTGAGTGCGGTCATTGGGATGTCTACCAAATTTTTTACAGCTTCCCTTGCTGTAATGTATAGGGGAAAGGACAGTAACGGAGATATTCAGGGCGGTCCCATGTATTTTATAACTGAAGGACTCGGAAAAAACTGGAAATTTTTGGCGGTATTTTTTAGTATTTCGGGACTTATTGGAGCACTTCCGGTGTTTAACGTAAATCAATTAACCCAGGCCATAAACGATATTTTATTAAAACCTGCAGGCTTATACACAGGGCTATCCAGTAACATCGTTGTTGGATTGGTATTAGCCACTATAACGGCATTTGTTATATTGGGAGGACTCTCCAGAATTAGTAAAACTGCGTCTAAAATGGTTCCGGCGATGGTGATTTTATATTTCGTTCTGGTAGTAATCATTCTAGGTGTTCATATTGATGTGGTTCCCGGATATTTGAAACTAATTTTCACGGATGCTTTTTCTGCTTCTTTTTTTGAAGGTGACACCTTCTTAGGGGGTGTAGTTGGTGGTTTAATTCTTTTGGGAATAAGGCGAGGTGCATTTTCTAACGAAGCTGGTATTGGTACAGCACCAATGGCTCACGGAGCTGCAAAGACCAACGAACCCATTCGGGAAGGATTGGTTGCCATGTTGGGACCGGCAATCGATACCCTTATTATTTGTACACTCACTGCATTGGCCATTCTCGTAACCGGAGTTTGGGAGTCCAGTGAAGCAAACGGGGTGAGTTTGACGGCGAACGCATTTTCTGAGGCTATTCCTGTGTATGGAAAATATGCCTTATTACTCTGCATTATTGTATTTAGTATTTCTTCACTGTTTTCTTATTCGTACTACGGAACAAAATGTATGTCGTTTTTGTTCGGGGCTAAGCATAAATTTATTTACAATTATTTTTACATAGCAAGTATTATTATGGGCGCTGTCACTTCTTTGAGTATGATGATTAACCTGATTGATACTTTCTTTGCATTCATGGCGATTCCTACAATGACAGCTACTATTTTACTGTCATCCAGAGTGGTTAAAGAGGCAAAGATTTATTTTGGCAAGCTGAAAAAACCCTAA